The Oncorhynchus tshawytscha isolate Ot180627B linkage group LG05, Otsh_v2.0, whole genome shotgun sequence genome includes a window with the following:
- the abhd8b gene encoding protein ABHD8: protein MRHGFALAAMLTTLMDGLLCCLTGKSANVVVPIETSEAADGYEFVEVKPGRVLRVRHIIPEREVVDEPRGPGGSVHRKRKITVYRNGQLLIEDLGDAARQELLHAQNGDTQPNCTVEVELADPLSNPTPTADPKADKTGSVVGTGGAATSPAPTLGSAPDLTQQPRKRRRKPKRTVVIDSERKITSCKGTHADVAVFFVHGVGGSLDIWGSQMDFFSRLGYEVIAPDLAGHGASSAPQIAAAYTFYALAEDMRAIFKRYARKRNILIGHSYGVSFCTFLAHEYPDQVHKVVMINGGGPTALEPSLCSIFNLPTCVLHCLSPCLAWSFLKAGFARQGAKEKQLLKDNNAFNVSSFVLRAMMSGQYWPEGDEVYHAEIPVPILLVHGMYDKFVPIEEDQRMAEILLLAFLKIINEGSHMVMMECPESVNTLLHEFFLWEPDSPPKSKPCPEIATKRPETAKIPTASNGGATPESKDETK, encoded by the exons ATGAGACATGGGTTTGCTTT GGCAGCCATGCTGACCACCTTAATGGACGGCCTCCTCTGCTGCCTGACAGGGAAGTCGGCCAACGTCGTGGTCCCCATAGAAACCTCGGAAGCCGCCGACGGCTACGAGTTCGTGGAGGTCAAACCGGGTCGTGTCTTGAGGGTCCGACACATCATCCCGGAGCGGGAGGTGGTGGACGAGCCCAGGGGCCCTGGGGGAAGCGTCCACCGTAAGAGGAAGATCACAGTGTACCGTAATGGGCAGCTACTGATAGAGGACCTGGGCGACGCGGCGAGACAGGAGCTTTTACACGCTCAAAATGGAGACACACAACCCAACTGTACCGTAGAGGTGGAGCTCGCAGACCCATTGTCCAATCCAACTCCCACCGCTGACCCCAAAGCGGACAAGACCGGGTCAGTGGTTGGAACAGGGGGAGCGGCGACATCTCCAGCCCCGACCCTCGGATCAGCCCCAGATCTGACCCAACAGCCCCGGAAGCGGCGGCGGAAGCCCAAACGCACAGTGGTGATTGACAGCGAGAGGAAGATCACGTCGTGTAAGGGGACACACGCAGACGTGGCAGTATTCTTTGTGCACGGCGTGGGCGGTTCCCTCGACATCTGGGGCAGCCAGATGGACTTCTTCTCCCGTCTGGGCTATGAGGTCATCGCGCCTGACCTGGCGGGTCACGGGGCGAGCTCGGCACCTCAGATCGCGGCAGCGTACACGTTCTACGCCCTGGCTGAGGACATGAGGGCCATCTTTAAGAGATACGCACGGAAGAGGAACATCCTCATTGGACACTCCTATGG tgtgTCGTTCTGTACGTTCCTGGCCCATGAGTACCCAGACCAGGTCCACAAGGTAGTGATGATAAACGGAGGAGGTCCCACAGCACTGGAGCCCAGCCTCTGTTCCATCTTCAACCTGCCAACCTGTGTGCTGCACTGCCTGTCCCCCTGCCTGGCCTGGAGCTTCCTCAA GGCTGGGTTTGCCCGTCAGGGTGCGAAGGAGAAACAGCTGTTGAAAGACAACAATGCCTTCAACGTGTCCTCCTTCGTGCTGCGTGCCATGATGAGTGGTCAGTACTGGCCAGAGGGCGACGAGGTATATCATGCAGAGATCCCAGTGCCCATCCTGCTGGTGCATGGCATGTACGACAAGTTTGTTCCCATAGAGGAAGATCAACGCATGGCGGAG ATCCTGTTGCTGGCCTTCCTGAAGATAATCAACGAGGGCAGTCACATGGTGATGATGGAGTGTCCCGAGAGTGTCAACACCCTCCTGCACGAGTTCTTCCTCTGGGAGCCTGACTCCCCACCCAAATCTAAACCCTGTCCCGAAATCGCCACCAAGAGACCCGAAACCGCCAAGATCCCCACCGCATCCAACGGAGGAGCAACGCCAGAAAGCAAAGACGAGACCAAATAA
- the dda1 gene encoding DET1- and DDB1-associated protein 1: protein MDKADFLKGLPVYNKSNFSRFHADSVCKASNRRPSVYLPTREYPSEQIIVTEKTNILLRYLHHHWDKKNAAKKREQEQGEGGSPAPPRKIARTDSQEMNEDS from the exons ATGGATAAG GCGGATTTCTTAAAGGGTCTCCCCGTTTACAACAAGAGCAACTTCAGTCGGTTCCATGCAGACTCTGTGTGTAAAGCATCG AACCGAAGACCGTCCGTGTACCTCCCGACACGTGAGTACCCCTCAGAACAGA TTATTGTCACAGAGAAAACCAATATCCTCCTGCGCTACCTTCATCATCACTGGGACAAAAAG AACGCAGCAAAAAAGAGGGAAcaggagcaaggagagggagggagtccaGCACCTCCACGCAAAATCGCCAGGACAGATAGCCAAGAGATGAACGAGGACtcttag